One Solanum lycopersicum chromosome 2, SLM_r2.1 genomic region harbors:
- the LOC101266779 gene encoding protein trichome birefringence-like 19 has translation MELPFGKYSTSAQKTPSIFILLILAVVVLGLIPLYHPFNWYSGGLRIRNPSEISPTYFPLEEQKIEFKEADKCDIFSGKWIWNPEAPYYTNVTCTEIHDHQNCMKHGRPDSDYLKWRWKPNECELPIFNPFQFLDLVRNKSVAIVGDSVGRNQMQSLLCLLSRVEYPVDISDNPDQSFKKYKYTTYNFTLAMYWSPFLVSTKEVDADGPCHTGLYNLYLDEADEKWTTKIEGYDYIILNAGHWFARCSVYYVNNQRVGCRYCGIPNVTELPSTYAYQRAFETTLKAINNLDNFKGVAILRTFAPSHYEGGKWNEGGDCARTRPYGSNETSLEDQSVEQYRIQVEEFEVAEKEGKMKGKRFRLMDTTRAMLMRPDGHPSKYGHWPNENVANDCVHWCLPGPIDSWSDFLFHMFKMEAIRSLEENLQ, from the exons ATGGAGCTTCCCTTTGGGAAATACTCCACTTCAGCTCAAAAAACCCCAagtatatttatacttttaattttaGCAGTTGTTGTTCTGGGTCTTATCCCTCTTTACCACCCATTTAATTGGTACTCAGGAGGCTTAAGAATCCGAAATCCGTCTGAAATTTCACCCACATACTTTCCTTTGGAGGAGCAGAAGATAGAGTTTAAAGAAGCAGACAAGTGTGATATTTTCAGTGGAAAATGGATTTGGAATCCGGAGGCTCCATATTATACGAATGTGACTTGTACTGAAATCCATGACCACCAAAACTGTATGAAGCATGGAAGACCCGATAGTGATTATTTGAAGTGGAGATGGAAGCCTAATGAGTGTGAGCTGCCAATATTCAACCCGTTTCAGTTTTTGGATTTGGTCAGAAACAAGTCGGTGGCAATTGTGGGTGATTCAGTTGGAAGAAACCAAATGCAGTCTCTGTTATGCCTCTTGTCCCGG GTTGAATATCCTGTTGATATTTCTGACAATCCAGATCAATCTTTCAAAAAGTACAAATACACAACTTACAACTTCACTCTAGCAATGTATTGGTCACCATTTTTGGTTTCAACAAAAGAAGTAGATGCAGATGGTCCATGCCATACTGGACTCTACAATCTATACCTAGATGAAGCAGATGAGAAATGGACCACCAAAATTGAGGGATATGACTACATTATCTTAAACGCTGGGCACTGGTTTGCGCGGTGCAGCGTCTACTATGTAAACAACCAACGAGTAGGGTGCAGATACTGTGGAATACCAAATGTAACTGAACTTCCATCTACCTATGCCTACCAACGGGCATTCGAAACTACTCTTAAAGCCATCAACAATTTAGACAATTTTAAGGGTGTAGCTATTCTTAGGACATTTGCGCCTTCTCATTATGAAGGCGGGAAATGGAATGAGGGAGGTGATTGTGCAAGGACAAGGCCGTATGGAAGTAATGAGACTTCGTTGGAGGATCAAAGCGTGGAGCAATACAGGATCCAAGTGGAAGAGTTTGAGGTCGCGGAGAAAGAAGGGAAGATGAAAGGGAAGAGATTCAGGTTGATGGATACAACGCGAGCCATGTTGATGAGACCAGATGGTCACCCAAGTAAATATGGGCATTGGCCAAATGAAAATGTGGCAAATGACTGTGTGCATTGGTGCTTGCCTGGTCCTATTGATTCTTGGTCTGATTTCTTGTTTCATATGTTCAAGATGGAGGCCATCAGATCCCTTGAGGAAAATCTTCAATGA